In Deinococcus maricopensis DSM 21211, one genomic interval encodes:
- a CDS encoding acylphosphatase, with the protein MRLTALITGNVQGVGYRRFAQRYALDFGLSGHAENLSDGRVEVIAEGPQADLERLLHWLRRGPAHARVQTIDVQWSEETGVSGFYVY; encoded by the coding sequence ATGCGTCTGACCGCCCTGATTACCGGAAACGTGCAAGGCGTCGGCTACCGACGTTTCGCGCAGCGTTACGCCCTGGATTTCGGCCTGAGTGGCCACGCGGAGAACCTCTCGGACGGTCGCGTCGAGGTGATCGCCGAGGGTCCCCAGGCCGACCTGGAGCGGCTGTTGCATTGGCTGCGGCGCGGACCGGCGCACGCGCGCGTACAGACCATTGACGTGCAGTGGAGCGAGGAGACGGGCGTGTCGGGCTTCTACGTGTATTGA
- a CDS encoding heterodisulfide reductase-related iron-sulfur binding cluster gives MLPLSSKILFFLFALITGAIGLWGFYRLYLRIRRGASATETRLNDLPARLWYALRTTLTQERTFRKRTFISVLHSFIFYGFIYYLLVNVIDGLEGYLHFSITSRTPIGAAYNLLADLLSFGVLLGVIGLVIRRFGTPAKRDFRFNEKTLLHESVKNRFITRDSAIVSSFITFHVGSRIIGQAAKLAQEGTDAWQPLTSAVANALFNGATEQTLMAWRVAGYWGALGSILAFLAYFPYTKHIHIFMAPVNYFLRRPVHSGVLPPMPGLEAAMESEEPKLGAQHLEDLEWPRLLDAYACIQCNRCQDVCPGSATGKALSPAALEINKRMELNVIGAHPSPFRLTQTAAFEGGASTARPLLEFAISDEAVWACTTCGACMQVCPVQDEQMLDIIDIRRRQVMVEGEFPAQLQTAFRGMERAANPWGISRDKRLEWAEGLKVPTIDENPTPDVIYWVGCAASYDPGAQKVARSFVQLLDKAGVNYAVLGKKEACTGDSARRAGNEFLYQQLATENIETLNRVEPKLIVATCPHCMNAIGNEYKQLGGDYQVMHHTQYLDLLVSGGQLDTAPLDASITYHDPCYLGRHNGVYDAPRSVIRSMGLEILELERTREASFCCGAGGAQFWKEEEEGRERISDNRFREIQARLDAAKEGKVLAVGCPFCKSMMNSTPSKAEADDIVVKDIAELMLESVQRKSGDWVEAPIAQNAPAPAGPADTIAAETPYVPNAALSVAQDTPDRNTHDSPDIVGETRADAEHQQPGSPAIPQGADLTAGQDSPAPAADAAPARKKWGKAAPSGDDVNPAPVPNADQPAPATEAAPARKKWGAKASADDVQPTPAPAPEASADATPTRKKWGGKASTDDVQTTTPAPTPTPDAPTPQAASTESAPARKKWGGKASSDDVQTTSITETTSAAPTSAPAEEGARKKWAPKAAPTTSATPTPEPTAAPAPASPADAPAETARPKWAPKAKAPEQAALAPAEPDATPDAAPEAPTTGERPKWQPKKKTE, from the coding sequence GTGCTGCCGCTCTCATCCAAAATCCTGTTCTTCCTGTTCGCCCTCATCACGGGCGCCATCGGCCTGTGGGGCTTCTACCGCCTGTACCTCCGCATCCGCCGCGGCGCGTCCGCCACCGAAACCCGCCTCAACGACCTCCCCGCCCGCCTGTGGTACGCCCTGCGCACCACCCTCACCCAGGAACGCACCTTCCGCAAACGCACGTTCATCAGCGTCCTGCACAGCTTCATCTTCTACGGCTTCATCTACTACCTGCTGGTCAACGTTATCGACGGCCTCGAAGGGTACCTGCACTTCAGCATCACCAGCCGCACCCCCATCGGCGCCGCCTACAACCTCCTTGCCGACCTCCTCAGCTTCGGCGTGCTCCTCGGCGTCATCGGCCTCGTCATCCGCCGCTTCGGCACCCCCGCCAAACGCGACTTCCGCTTCAACGAAAAAACCCTGCTGCACGAAAGCGTCAAGAACCGCTTCATCACCCGCGACAGCGCCATCGTCAGCAGTTTCATCACCTTCCACGTCGGCAGCCGCATCATCGGCCAGGCTGCCAAACTCGCCCAGGAAGGCACCGACGCCTGGCAACCCCTCACCAGCGCCGTCGCAAACGCCCTGTTCAACGGCGCCACCGAACAGACCCTGATGGCGTGGCGCGTCGCCGGCTACTGGGGCGCCCTCGGCAGCATCCTCGCGTTCCTCGCGTACTTCCCCTACACCAAACACATCCACATCTTCATGGCGCCCGTGAACTACTTCCTGCGGCGCCCCGTCCACAGCGGCGTCCTCCCGCCCATGCCCGGCCTGGAAGCCGCCATGGAAAGCGAGGAACCCAAACTCGGCGCGCAGCACCTCGAAGACCTCGAATGGCCCCGCCTGCTCGACGCGTACGCCTGCATCCAGTGCAACCGCTGCCAGGACGTCTGCCCCGGCAGCGCCACCGGCAAGGCCCTTTCGCCCGCCGCGCTCGAAATCAACAAACGCATGGAACTCAACGTGATCGGCGCGCACCCCAGCCCGTTCCGCCTCACGCAAACCGCCGCGTTCGAAGGCGGCGCCAGCACCGCCCGCCCCCTCCTCGAATTCGCCATCAGCGACGAAGCCGTCTGGGCCTGCACCACCTGCGGCGCCTGCATGCAGGTCTGCCCCGTGCAGGACGAACAGATGCTCGACATCATCGACATCCGCCGCCGCCAGGTCATGGTCGAAGGTGAATTCCCCGCGCAACTCCAGACCGCCTTCCGCGGCATGGAACGCGCCGCGAACCCCTGGGGCATCAGCCGTGACAAACGCCTGGAATGGGCCGAAGGCCTCAAGGTCCCCACCATCGACGAAAACCCCACCCCCGACGTCATCTACTGGGTCGGCTGCGCCGCGTCCTACGACCCCGGCGCGCAGAAAGTCGCCCGCAGCTTCGTACAGCTCCTCGACAAGGCCGGCGTCAACTACGCCGTCCTCGGTAAAAAGGAAGCCTGCACCGGCGACAGCGCCCGCCGCGCCGGCAACGAATTCCTGTACCAGCAGCTCGCCACCGAGAACATCGAAACCCTCAACCGCGTCGAACCGAAACTCATTGTCGCCACCTGCCCGCACTGCATGAACGCCATCGGCAACGAGTACAAGCAGCTCGGCGGCGACTACCAGGTCATGCACCACACGCAGTACCTCGACCTGCTCGTCAGCGGCGGCCAGCTCGACACCGCCCCCCTCGACGCCAGCATCACCTACCACGACCCCTGCTACCTCGGCCGCCACAACGGCGTGTACGACGCCCCCCGCAGCGTCATCCGCAGCATGGGCCTCGAAATCCTCGAACTCGAACGCACCCGCGAAGCCAGCTTCTGCTGCGGCGCCGGCGGCGCGCAATTCTGGAAGGAAGAAGAAGAAGGCCGCGAACGCATCAGCGACAACCGCTTCCGCGAAATCCAGGCGCGCCTCGACGCCGCCAAAGAAGGCAAAGTCCTCGCCGTCGGCTGCCCATTCTGCAAGAGCATGATGAACAGCACGCCCAGCAAGGCCGAAGCAGACGACATTGTCGTCAAGGACATCGCCGAACTGATGCTCGAAAGCGTGCAGCGCAAGAGCGGCGACTGGGTCGAGGCGCCCATCGCGCAGAACGCCCCCGCACCCGCCGGCCCCGCCGACACCATCGCCGCCGAAACCCCCTACGTCCCGAACGCCGCGCTCAGCGTCGCCCAGGACACCCCCGACCGCAACACGCACGACAGCCCTGACATCGTCGGTGAAACCCGCGCGGACGCCGAACACCAGCAGCCCGGCTCGCCCGCCATCCCGCAGGGCGCGGACCTGACCGCCGGCCAGGACAGCCCCGCCCCCGCCGCGGACGCCGCCCCCGCGCGCAAGAAGTGGGGCAAAGCCGCGCCCAGCGGTGACGACGTGAACCCCGCACCCGTCCCCAACGCCGACCAGCCAGCCCCGGCGACCGAAGCGGCACCCGCCCGCAAGAAGTGGGGCGCGAAAGCCAGCGCGGACGACGTGCAGCCCACCCCGGCCCCGGCTCCCGAGGCGAGCGCGGACGCCACCCCCACCCGCAAGAAGTGGGGCGGCAAAGCCAGCACCGACGACGTGCAGACGACGACCCCCGCACCGACCCCCACCCCGGACGCCCCCACGCCTCAGGCCGCCTCGACTGAAAGTGCGCCCGCGCGCAAGAAGTGGGGTGGCAAAGCCAGCAGCGACGACGTGCAGACGACCTCAATCACCGAAACCACCAGTGCGGCCCCCACCTCCGCCCCCGCTGAGGAGGGAGCGCGCAAGAAGTGGGCGCCCAAAGCGGCCCCCACCACGTCCGCCACGCCCACCCCGGAACCCACGGCGGCGCCGGCCCCGGCGTCCCCCGCCGACGCACCCGCCGAAACCGCCCGCCCCAAATGGGCGCCCAAAGCGAAAGCCCCGGAACAAGCCGCATTGGCGCCCGCCGAACCGGATGCCACCCCGGACGCTGCGCCGGAAGCGCCCACCACCGGTGAACGCCCGAAATGGCAGCCCAAAAAGAAAACCGAATAA